DNA from Longimicrobiales bacterium:
GGGCGGCAGGTCCACGACCAGCACGTCCAGCTCCGGCCACACCACACCACGGGAGAACTGCTTGACGGCTTTGCCCACCATCGGTCCGCGCCAGACTGCCGGTGACTGGGGCCCGAGGAAGAAGCCGAACGACACGATCGACAGTCCGTGTATTTCCAGCGGAATGATCTTGCGGTCGTCGGTGAGACGCACGTGTCTCGCACCGTCTTCGATGCCCATGATGACCGGAAGGGACGGGCCGTAGATGTCGGCATCCATCAGGCCGGTGCGCAGGTTCAATCCGTGCAGCGCCAGGGCGAGGTTGGCGGCAACCGTGCTCTTGCCGACGCCACCCTTCCCTGCGCCGACCGCAACCACGCGCTTCACTCCCGGCAGGCGCGCGCGATCCGCCCACGGGTCGAGCTTGCCGCCCCGACGCTCCGGCGGCACGATCTGCACTTCGGTGCGCACCGCGCCGGCCTCGGCCAGCCGCTCACGAATCGCCGCACGGAGCAGATCGGGCACATCTTCGCGGGTCGTGGAAAGGACGAGGGAGACGTGCACCCGGCCGTTGCGGACGGCAACGCTGCGTACCAGCCGGAGGGACACGATGTCGCGCTTCAGACCCGGATAGGGTACGCGCGCGAGCGCCGCCCGGACCTGCTCCTCAGTGAGGCTGCTTTCCACCATCCTCGCCTCCACGCTCAGGGTCCGGCGACGCACGCAGCCGGACCGCGCTACCGCCGCTCCCGGATGTCAGCTATGCGCAGCATGCAATGCCGACGGCCGCACGCTCGGCGCTCGCCCGATCGATGTCCCATGCTTCGCGCGGACTCAGCGCGTCGTCTCCTGCCATCTGCCGGAGCAGTGCCGCATTGCGTACCGCTACCACGGCTCCGCGCTGCTGGATCGCCCCCGCCTGCCGCAGCCGGCGGAGCGCACGGGCAACGCCTTCCCGCGTCGTACCCAGCTCCGCTGCCAGCTCCTCCTGCGTCTGCGACATCCGGTACGCCGCTCCAGTGTTCAACACACCGGACCGCCCGGCCTGCGCGAGCACCGCGGACGCGACACGCATCGGCACGTCCTGCAGCGAGAGTCGATCGACCAGCGCGGCCAGCGTACGCACCTGGGCGCCGAGCTCGCACACCAGTGCCTGGGCTACGTCCGGATGGCTGCGGTACAGCGCCTGTACTTCACCGAGCGGCAGAAACAGCACACGGCCGTCCTCGATGACCCGCGCCGAAGCCAGGTACGGCCCCCCGTC
Protein-coding regions in this window:
- a CDS encoding Mrp/NBP35 family ATP-binding protein — protein: MVESSLTEEQVRAALARVPYPGLKRDIVSLRLVRSVAVRNGRVHVSLVLSTTREDVPDLLRAAIRERLAEAGAVRTEVQIVPPERRGGKLDPWADRARLPGVKRVVAVGAGKGGVGKSTVAANLALALHGLNLRTGLMDADIYGPSLPVIMGIEDGARHVRLTDDRKIIPLEIHGLSIVSFGFFLGPQSPAVWRGPMVGKAVKQFSRGVVWPELDVLVVDLPPGTGDVPLSLAQSIVVDGAVVVTTPQRLATLEAGKALEMFRKLDVPVLGIVENMSFAQCACGRRSHPFGAGGGERLAAAADVPLLAAVPFEEPVVEGEDAGAPPVLAAPDSGTARAFVTLAEEVASRLGGVQIETERAITRAAHAAVRRSHRGTAGHG
- a CDS encoding Crp/Fnr family transcriptional regulator, giving the protein MTARCSHEPARVVARQPLFASLTAEECEGLVRRSVCRGVRRGEVLFREGAPCRGLYLVVEGAVRTYRANRTGQEQVFGVIGPGESLGEVSMFDGGPYLASARVIEDGRVLFLPLGEVQALYRSHPDVAQALVCELGAQVRTLAALVDRLSLQDVPMRVASAVLAQAGRSGVLNTGAAYRMSQTQEELAAELGTTREGVARALRRLRQAGAIQQRGAVVAVRNAALLRQMAGDDALSPREAWDIDRASAERAAVGIACCA